In Colletotrichum higginsianum IMI 349063 chromosome 3, whole genome shotgun sequence, a genomic segment contains:
- a CDS encoding Protein kinase, whose translation MMMAQSSLSSTEPPPSSAHSSAGFLRKLFGRNNAAPAPVGPFQPREPEPEPEPEPDSDDPQSTDLTRRASRKVVPGLPRVQTFKRQQSERRNNLSPVESSPAERRALSVDRRVQSSRTASQAQSFPRASAPDFFENAYGVQSAASSPAGPADEKAEASLNQMVAQISEPTVNESHVHEVQSNSDAHSVTTSQSHYEAMIHDELETTWVLNLSMHFRDKSKREKFFVTYRETPILWRRVTVSLDYRNAPDNSLELDLLHTKSQRDKSSKIYEAIRDSLQDIQFYQSVTNLKLQTTDGRLHVHVVEDVNEIIQYPTVRQVQHLGCRRIRERDIHFDSHMSGFVYKVRVSGEVLIKKEIPGPDTIDEFLYEINALNRLRYSRNIIRFYGVVVDDDDEYVKGLLISYAAQGALIDIIYDNRQDSDLGLPWPVREKWARQIVQGLADIHESGFVQGDFTLSNIVIDNEDDAKIIDINRRGCPVGWEPPEATPLIESNQRISMYIGVKSDLYQLGMVLWALAAQDDEPEAQGRPLQLGEEHIVPAWYREMVDICLSDDPRLRLQASSLLVLFPESTTGEDAPPSISVDDGYTMQEYFVNGYQDNGYARVKAVQPAHDWSYVNLGNIHADPTRGFSEDPYYYTRGRSPPSPLPSQYGRCESPHRGHNISSWAEARNIAPSYSDVGGDEMDDRKSATPTTSKDSIATPEAVEETGQSVQQRLEELQWTPVSNGLAVLDRAELDRTFRQDDKRLVEEELARVVSGNNSTEAHASLGPVTSRPTMPRSLTVKDINVAEEVLGDKVEMGEVESKSETEPNRKETAGQSEPIPMGDTVPEKQLNSNGTISGESTDVAAATPHRGHENLNAESSTKDYTAADPGLTEGGITPKVDIVDEPQIPSAPGAKTALTENAITSETGKEVKTAARSPPAAEAPELNGVGAAYLDTDEQTMREKTSLEDVFESTTVAASATMTTGAKE comes from the exons ATGATGATGGCGCAATCGAGCCTATCTTCTacggagccgccgccctcgtcggcccaTTCGTCCGCCGGCTTCCTGCGCAAACTCTTCGGACGAAACAATGCGGCCCCGGCACCCGTCGGCCCGTTCCAGCCTAGggagcccgagcccgagcccgagcccgagcccgacTCCGACGACCCGCAAAGTACTGACCTCACGCGCCGGGCCTCTAGAAAAGTCGTGCCCGGGCTTCCTCGCGTGCAAACCTTCAAACGCCAACAGTCAGAGCGTAGGAACAACCTCTCACCAGTCGAGTCCTCACCGGCAGAGAGGCGTGCTTTGTCGGTGGACAGACGCGTGCAGTCGTCACGTACAGCGTCACAGGCGCAGTCCTTTCCCCGAGCTAGTGCCCCCGACTTCTTCGAAAATGCCTATGGGGTTCAGTCTGCCGCTTCTTCTCCGGCTGGCCCTGCCGACGAAAAGGCCGAAGCCAGCTTGAATCAAATGGTAGCACAAATATCAGAACCCACTGTCAACGAATCCCATGTGCACGAAGTGCAGTCCAATTCCGATGCCCACTCAGTTACGACGTCCCAATCGCACTACGAGGCGATGATTCACGATGAACTCGAAACCACTTGGGTTCTCAATCTCAGCATGCATTTCCGGGATAAATCCAAGAGAGAAAAGTTCTTTGTGACGTATCGAGAAACACCCATTCTCTGGCGTCGGGTAACTGTTTCTCTCGATTATCGCAATGCCCCGGACAACTCTCTTGAGCTGGACTTGCTGCATACCAAGTCTCAACGCGACAAGAGCTCAAAGATATACGAAGCTATCAGAGACAGCCTGCAAGACATCCAGTTCTATCAATCCGTCACCAATCTGAAGCTACAGACCACTGACGGCCGACTGCATGTTCATGTAGTTGAAGACGTAAAT GAAATCATTCAGTACCCTACCGTTCGTCAGGTGCAACACCTGGGCTGTCGAAGGATAAGAGAACGGGACATTCATTTTGATTCCCACATGTCTGGGTTTGTTTACAAGGTCAGAGTCAGCGGCGAGGTACTCATCAAAAAAGAAATACCAGGCCCCGACACTATCGACGAATTTCTCTATGAGATTAATGCCTTGAACCGGCTTCGGTATTCGAGGAACATTATTCGATTTTATGGCgtcgttgttgatgatgacgacgaatATGTCAAGGGACTGCTCATCAGCTACGCCGCCCAGGGTGCTCTCATCGACATCATCTATGACAATCGACAGGACTCCGACTTGGGTCTGCCGTGGCCGGTTAGAGAGAAGTGGGCGCGTCAAATCGTGCAGGGACTCGCGGACATTCACGAGTCTGGCTTTGTTCAAGGCGATTTCACCCTTTCAAACATCGTAATCGAcaacgaagacgacgccaaAATCATTGACATCAACAGACGAGGCTGCCCGGTGGGTTGGGAGCCTCCCGAAGCAACACCTCTTATTGAGAGCAACCAGCGCATCTCCATGTACATTGGTGTCAAGTCCGATCTCTATCAACTCGGCATGGTATTGTGGGCACTGGCGGCACAGGACGACGAACCTGAAGCTCAGGGACGGCCCTTGCAGCTCGGAGAGGAGCACATCGTGCCAGCCTGGTACCGAGAGATGGTAGACATCTGCCTAAGCGATGACCCCCGATTGCGGCTGCAGGCCTCCTCACTCTTGGTCTTATTCCCCGAGTCCACAACTGGGGAGGATGCTCCCCCGTCCATCTCCGTGGATGACGGTTACACCATGCAAGAGTACTTCGTAAATGGCTACCAGGATAATGGCTACGCGAGGGTCAAGGCTGTCCAGCCGGCTCATGATTGGTCGTACGTCAACCTGGGCAATATTCACGCTGATCCGACGAGAGGCTTTTCGGAAGACCCCTACTACTACACGAGAGGACGATCTCCTCCAAGCCCTCTACCGAGTCAGTATGGACGCTGCGAGTCACCTCACAGGGGCCACAACATCTCGAGCTGGGCGGAGGCCAGGAACATTGCACCGTCATATAGTGACGTCGGAGGAGACGAGATGGATGATCGCAAAAGCGCAACACCGACAACCAGCAAAGATTCCATCGCAACGCCTGAAGCGGTAGAGGAAACAGGCCAGTCGGTGCAACAGAGGCTGGAAGAGCTGCAATGGACACCCGTTTCCAATGGATTAGCTGTGCTGGATCGGGCCGAACTTGATCGGACGTTCAGACAAGACGACAAGAGACTCGTCGAAGAGGAGCTCGCAAGAGTGGTCTCCGGGAATAATTCGACTGAGGCGCACGCTTCTCTTGGTCCCGTCACGTCGCGGCCAACCATGCCAAGGTCTCTGACAGTCAAAGATATCAATGTAGCTGAGGAAGTTTTGGGAGACAAGGTGGAGATGGGGGAAGTCGAGAGTAAGTCGGAAACGGAGCCAAACAGAAAAGAAACAGCAGGGCAATCAGAGCCTATACCAATGGGGGACACAGTACCTGAAAAGCAACTGAACAGTAACGGCACCATTTCGGGCGAGTCGACGGACGTTGCGGCTGCAACACCGCACAGGGGGCATGAGAATCTGAATGCGGAGTCGTCAACCAAAGATTATACTGCGGCCGACCCGGGCCTCACCGAGGGTGGGATCACACCAAAGGTGGACATCGTTGACGAACCGCAAATCCCGTCAGCACCCGGTGCCAAGACTGCGTTGACAGAGAACGCCATCACATCCGAGACTGGCAAAGAAGTCAAGACAGCAGCGCGATCGCCCCCCGCGGCAGAGGCTCCGGAACTCAATGGCGTCGGCGCTGCCTATCTCGACACCGACGAGCAGACGATGCGGGAAAAGACGTCTCTTGAAGATGTCTTTGAATCAACGACAGTGGCAGCATCAGCAACGATGACGACAGGTGCTAAGGAATGA
- a CDS encoding Lon protease-like protein, producing the protein MVMRSSFPRRLTLGHPANYLRRPYSVSRSRAPAASTPRSSASTFDRLYLGPSSQRAVAPFSTSTRWFKDDDSTFFDPKVEPLSEEEHKANIKNQRELEEKELAEAKSSTSDSSAKSEGSGPVQDGKAGSAAGGSSAGSGGSDDKGDSGSRRGRRASDKSLQKPVVPDVYPQVLAIPIAKRPLFPGFYKAITIKDPNVAAAITEMIKRGQPYVGAFLFKDENQDEDVIRNVDDVYDTGVFAQITSAFPMHGEQGALTAILYPHRRIRLSSLLPPGKEDAKSSEAKVEPIPEPIPPKSTEEDGQQEKKGDVVASFEESAVAPKAEHAAEKYEPTAFLKRYPVSLVNVENLTEEPYDPKSAVIRAVTNEIVNVFKEVATMNSLFRDQISTFSMSQSTGNVTSEPAKLADFAAAVSSGEQGELQEVLSSLNVEERMQKALIVLKKELMNAQLQSKITKDVESKITKRQREYWLMEQMKGIRRELGLESDGKDKLVERFKEKADKLAMPEAVRKVFDDEINKLAHLEPAASEFNVTRNYLDWLTQIPWGQRSAENFGIKNAMTVLDEDHYGLKDVKDRILEFIAVGKLRGTVEGKIICFVGPPGVGKTSIGKSIARALNRQYYRFSVGGLTDVAEIKGHRRTYVGALPGRIIQALKKCQTENPLILIDEIDKIGRGYQGDPSSALLELLDPEQNSSFLDHYMDVPVDLSKVLFVCTANMTDTIPRPLLDRMELIQLSGYVADEKKAIADKYLAPAAREAAGLANADVKLSEEAIEELIKSYARESGVRNLKKQIEKVYRKSALKIVQDLGEEVLPEKEALTEDGKEALAESEKNTEKAREKGEQSTETAATEKPRVALNVPDTVHVTIGKDNLVDYVGPPVFTSDRLYEVNPAGVAMGLAWTQMGGAAMYVESILQAPLRPSSRPSLEITGNLKNVMKESSTIAYSFAKSLMVKDFPDNHFFDKAKLHLHVPDGAVSKDGPSAGITMATSLLSLALDTPVNPTVAMTGELTLTGKVLRIGGLREKTVAARRAGCKMIIFPKDCMSDWLELPENIKEGIEGKPVAWYSDVFDLIFPELDREAANKCKTCDWKKAQDDKKKKDKKKKKDDSDDEDDD; encoded by the exons ATGGTGATGCGATCGAGCTTTCCGAGGCGCCTGACCCTCGGCCACCCAGCAAACTACCTCAGACGCCCTTACTCGGtctcgaggagcagggcaCCCGCCGCGAGCACCCCGAGGTCCTCCGCTTCGACCTTCGACCGCCTATACCTCGGCCCCAGTAGCCAGCGAGCAGTCGCCCCGTTCTCGACGTCAACACGATGGTTCAAGGATGACGACAGCACATTCTTCGACCCCAAGGTCGAGCCGCTTTCCGAAGAGGAACACAAGGCAAACATAAAGAACCAGCGTGAGCTTGAAGAGaaggagctggccgaggccaagagcTCGACCTCCGACTCATCCGCTAAGAGCGAAGGGTCCGGACCCGTGCAGGATGGCAAGGCCGGCAGTGCCGCCGGCGGTTCATCGGCGGGGTCAGGAGGCAGTGACGACAAAGGTGACAGCGGCAGCAGACGCGGGCGCAGAGCCTCTGATAAGAGCCTGCAGAAGCCCGTCGTGCCCGATGTCTACCCCCAGGTCCTGGCCATTCCCATTGCGAAGCGACCTTTGTTCCCCGGTTTCTACAAGGCCATTACCATCAAAGATCCgaacgtcgccgccgccatcaccgaGATGATCAAGAGAGGCCAACCTTACGTCGGTGCCTTTTTGTTTAAGGACGAGAATCAGGACGAAGACGTTATCCGCAATGTCGATGATGTCTACGACACTGGTGTCTTTGCGCAAATCACGAGCGCGTTCCCCATGCATGGCGAGCAGGGCGCCCTGACGGCCATTCTTTACCCTCACCGCCGCATCCGCCTGTCGAGCCTGTTACCTCCTGGAAAGGAGGACGCAAAGTCGAgcgaggccaaggtcgagccGATTCCCGAGCCGATACCCCCGAAGTCCACCGAAGAGGATGGGcagcaggagaagaagggcgacgtcgtcgccagcTTCGAAGAAAGCGCCGTGGCCCCCAAGGCCGAGCATGCAGCGGAGAAGTACGAACCCACGGCGTTCCTCAAGAGATACCCAGTCAgtctcgtcaacgtcgagaACTTGACCGAGGAGCCCTACGACCCGAAAAGCGCCGTCATCCGCGCCGTGACGAACGAGATTGTCAACGTATTCAAGGAGGTTGCCACAATGAACAGCCTCTTTCGCGACCAAATCTCGACGTTCTCCATGAGCCAGTCCACCGGCAACGTCACCTCCGAGCCGGCGAAGCTGGCAGATTTCGCCGCGGCCGTCTCTTCGGGTGAGCAGGGCGAACTACAAGAGGTCCTGTCGAGTCTCAACGTCGAGGAGAGGATGCAAAAGGCCCTCATCGTCCTGAAGAAGGAGCTCATGAACGCCCAGCTCCAGTCCAAGATCACCAAGGACGTTGAGAGTAAGATTACTAAGCGGCAGCGCGAGTACTGGTTGATGGAGCAGATGAAGGGCATCCGCCGCGAATTGGGCCTCGAGTCGGACGGCAAGGACAAGCTAGTTGAGAGATTCAAGGAAAAGGCAGACAAGCTGGCAATGCCCGAAGCCGTGCGCAAGGTGTTCGATGATGAGATCAACAAGCTGGCGCACCTCGAGCCTGCTGCGTCCGAGTTTAACGTCACACGGAACTACCTCGACTGGTTGACGCAGATTCCCTGGGGCCAGCGCAGCGCCGAGAATTTTGGCATCAAGAACGCCATGACAGTCCTGGATGAGGACCACTATGGGCTGAAAGACGTAAAGGACCGCATCCTTGAGTTCATTGCCGTTGGAAAGCTGCGTGGCACCGTCGAGGGCAAGATCATCTGCTTCGTCGGTCCCCCTGGTGTCGGAAAGACGTCGATTGGCAAGTCCATTGCCCGCGCCCTCAACCGCCAGTACTACAGATTCAGCGTCGGCGGTCTGACGGACGTGGCCGAGATCAAGGGCCACCGAAGAACATACGTCGGTGCTCTGCCCGGTCGCATCATTCAGGCCCTGAAGAAGTGCCAGACGGAAAACCCCCTGATCCTCATCGACGAGATCGACAAGATTGGTCGCGGCTACCAGGGCGACCCTTCGTCTGCCCTGCTTGAATTGCTCGATCCCGAGCAGAACAGCTCTTTCCTTGACCACTACATGGACGTTCCCGTCGACCTATCCAAGGTCCTTTTCGTGTGCACCGCCAACATGACGGACACCATCCCGAGAcccctcctcgaccgcaTGGAGCTGATTCAGCTCTCGGGCTACGTCgcggacgagaagaaggccatcgccgacaagtACCTGGCCCCAGCCGCTAGGGAGGCCGCGGgtctcgccaacgccgacgtCAAGCTCAGCGAGGAGGCTATCGAGGAGCTCATCAAGTCGTACGCCCGCGAGTCTGGTGTGCGCAACCTCAAGAAGCAGATCGAGAAAGTGTACAGAAAATCTGCGCTGAAGATCGTgcaggacctcggcgaggaggtgcTCCCCGAAAAGGAGGCTCTGAcggaggacggcaaggaggcGCTGGCGGAGTCGGAGAAGAATACGGAGAAGGCGCGCGAGAAGGGTGAGCAGTCGACCGAGACTGCTGCCACAGAGAAGCCCCGTGTCGCCCTCAACGTACCCGATACGGTCCACGTCACCATCGGCAAGGACAACCTAGTCGACTACGTCGGTCCGCCAGTCTTCACTTCAGACCGCCTCTACGAGGTCAaccccgccggcgtcgccatgGGTCTTGCCTGGACCCAGATGGGCGGCGCCGCTATGTACGTCGAGTCGATCCTGCAGGCGCCCCTGCGGCCCAGCAGCCGGCCCAGCCTCGAGATCACGGGCAACCTCAAGAACGTCATGAAGGAGTCGTCGACCATCGCCTACTCGTTCGCCAAGTCGCTCATGGTCAAGGACTTCCCCGACAACCACTtcttcgacaaggccaagctgCACCTGCACGTGCCTGACGGCGCAGTGTCCAAGGACGGGCCCTCGGCCGGTATCACCATGGCTACGTCGCTCCTCTCGCTTGCCCTCGACACCCCCGTCAACCCCACTGTCGCCATGACGGGCGAGCTCACGCTTACCGGCAAGGTCCTTCGCATCGGCGGCCTGCGGGAGaagaccgtcgccgcccgccgcgccggctGCAAGATGATCATCTTCCCCAAGGACTGCATGTCCGACTGGCTCGAGCTCCCAGAG AACATCAAGGAGGGTATCGAGGGCAAGCCTGTTGCCTGGTACTCTGACGTCTTTGATCTCATCTTCCCCGAACTCGACCGGGAGGCCGCCAACAAATGCAAGACATGCGACTGGAAGAAGGCgcaggacgacaagaagaagaaggacaagaagaagaagaaggacgactccgacgacgaggacgacgattAG